From Heteronotia binoei isolate CCM8104 ecotype False Entrance Well chromosome 3, APGP_CSIRO_Hbin_v1, whole genome shotgun sequence, a single genomic window includes:
- the PCNP gene encoding PEST proteolytic signal-containing nuclear protein — MADGKGDDVKLKRPRLDGGPEEEAEKPVKTKTVSSSNGGESSSRGVEKRAADEETEDFTAKPAPAKMSKFGFAIGTQIAKKPPTISIKLGANKPKEPTPTLAPKTLSVAAVFNEDEDSEPEEMPPEAKMRMKNIGRDTPTSAGPNSFNKGKHGFSDNQKLWERNMKSHLGNVREQDE; from the exons GACCTGAAGAAGAGGCAGAAAAACCTGTGAAAACTAAGACTGTTTCTTCCAGTAATGGAGGGGAAAGTTCGAGTCGCGGCGTGGAGAAACGGGCAGCTGATGAAGAAACTGAAGACTTCACCGCAAAGCCTGCTCCTGCCAAAATGTCCAAGTTTGGGTTTGCCATAGGCACACAGATTGCAAAGAAACCACCTACAATATCCATCAAACTTGGAGCAAAT AAACCTAAAGAACCTACTCCGACCCTTGCTCCAAAAACACTTTCTGTAGCAGCAGTCTTCAATGAAGATGAAGAT AGTGAGCCTGAAGAGATGCCTCCAGAAGCAAAAATGCGAATGAAGAACATTGGAAG GGATACTCCAACTTCAGCAGGACCAAATTCTTTTAACAAAGGCAAGCATGGATTTTCTGACAACCAGAAGCTATGGGAACGAAACATGAAAAGTCACCTTGGAAATGTCCGCGAACAAGATGAATAA